From a region of the Thiomicrorhabdus sp. genome:
- a CDS encoding glutathione peroxidase, translated as MALVNKEGQKVPAVTFRTRQNDEWVNVTTDELFAGKTVAVFSLPGAFTPTCSSSHLPRFNELASVFKANGVDSIVCMSVNDTFVMNAWAEDQEADNVTLIPDGNGEFSDGMGMLVDKTDLGFGMRSWRYSMLVKDGVIDKMFIEPEVEGDPFEVSDADTMLAYINPEAQPPRVATIFTKPGCPFCKKAKAMLTENGISYEEITISNHGPSSKTLRAVAQASTVPQVFIEGEHIGGSDDLEMFLAK; from the coding sequence ATGGCATTAGTAAACAAAGAAGGTCAAAAAGTTCCAGCAGTTACATTCCGCACACGTCAAAATGATGAATGGGTTAATGTTACAACAGATGAATTATTTGCAGGTAAAACAGTCGCTGTGTTTTCACTGCCGGGAGCATTTACCCCAACGTGTTCTTCTAGCCACTTACCACGTTTTAACGAGCTAGCTTCTGTATTTAAAGCAAACGGCGTTGATAGCATTGTTTGTATGTCTGTAAACGATACATTTGTAATGAATGCTTGGGCAGAAGACCAAGAGGCAGACAACGTAACACTAATTCCTGATGGAAACGGCGAGTTCTCTGATGGTATGGGGATGCTGGTTGATAAAACGGACCTAGGTTTTGGAATGCGTTCATGGCGCTACTCTATGCTGGTTAAAGATGGCGTAATCGATAAGATGTTTATTGAACCAGAAGTAGAAGGCGACCCGTTTGAAGTATCTGATGCTGATACCATGCTTGCTTATATTAACCCAGAAGCACAGCCACCACGTGTTGCAACAATCTTCACTAAGCCTGGTTGCCCTTTCTGTAAAAAAGCGAAAGCGATGTTGACAGAAAACGGTATTTCTTATGAAGAAATTACCATTTCTAATCACGGGCCAAGCTCAAAAACATTACGTGCAGTTGCTCAGGCAAGTACTGTTCCACAAGTATTCATTGAAGGTGAACACATTGGTGGTTCAGATGATCTAGAAATGTTTTTAGCGAAGTAA
- a CDS encoding ABC transporter ATP-binding protein, producing the protein MNHDSATTPLIEFQSITKVYGEGSNAFNALKNVSLKIYPGEFVAIMGPSGSGKSTAMNLLGCLDTATSGSYLFQGIAVENLDRDQRALLRRHYLGFVFQGFNLLARTSALENVELPLIYRGEPKNSRHQAAQQALQKVGLEGWGDHSPGELSGGQQQRVAIARALVSNPQVLLADEPTGNLDTARSFEIMELLRSLNTEMGITVLMVTHEAEMAAYAKRIIHFVDGEIENDQLQQGDSV; encoded by the coding sequence ATGAATCATGATTCTGCCACAACACCGTTAATTGAGTTTCAATCTATTACCAAAGTTTATGGTGAAGGTAGCAACGCGTTTAATGCTTTAAAGAATGTTTCTTTAAAAATCTACCCAGGTGAGTTTGTGGCTATTATGGGACCAAGTGGTTCAGGTAAGTCAACTGCAATGAATTTACTGGGTTGTTTAGACACGGCAACATCGGGCAGCTATCTCTTTCAAGGCATTGCTGTTGAAAACTTAGATAGAGATCAACGCGCCTTACTTCGCCGACATTATTTAGGTTTTGTGTTTCAAGGCTTTAACTTATTAGCGCGTACTTCAGCACTTGAAAATGTTGAACTACCACTAATTTATCGTGGTGAACCAAAGAACTCAAGACATCAAGCGGCCCAACAAGCACTTCAAAAAGTGGGCTTGGAAGGCTGGGGAGATCACTCTCCTGGAGAGCTATCTGGAGGACAACAACAGCGTGTCGCCATTGCCCGTGCTTTGGTCAGCAACCCACAAGTATTATTAGCCGATGAGCCCACTGGTAACCTTGATACCGCTAGAAGTTTCGAAATTATGGAGCTACTACGCTCGTTAAATACCGAGATGGGCATTACCGTATTGATGGTTACCCATGAAGCAGAAATGGCCGCTTATGCAAAACGCATTATTCATTTTGTCGATGGTGAAATAGAAAATGACCAACTGCAACAAGGGGATTCAGTATGA
- a CDS encoding ABC transporter permease, whose translation MIWNAFLLALREIRRNLMRSILTMLGIIIGVAAVITMVTLGNGATAQVTAQISSLGSNLLMIRPGQRGPIRDAVSVKRFKVSDANAIRNEINSIIAVAPIATAKNTVVYGNKNWSTSIVGTNNEYFITGNWDLKEGRKFTESEIKSGKSSCIIGKTIVKELLGDTNPIGQRLRLTNFSCEIIGVLASKGQSIMGSDQDDMVIVPIKTLQRRITGNSDVSMISVSVKPNIDTNVVNRAITLLLRDSRHLSDNQKNDFSVLDTRQITETLTSTTKVMTMLLGAVAAVSLVVGGIGIMNIMLVSVTERTREIGIRLAIGALEKEVLWQFLVEAMVLSSLGGIIGIVLAIITSIILSDVMAVPLMLDINIIVLAFLFSAAVGVIFGYLPARNAARLNPIDALRHE comes from the coding sequence ATGATTTGGAATGCCTTTTTACTTGCTCTAAGAGAAATTCGCCGTAATTTAATGCGTTCCATTTTAACCATGCTCGGTATTATTATTGGTGTAGCGGCTGTAATTACTATGGTGACTCTCGGTAATGGTGCCACCGCCCAAGTCACTGCACAAATATCAAGCTTAGGAAGTAACTTACTAATGATACGCCCAGGGCAACGAGGGCCAATCCGAGATGCGGTCAGTGTAAAACGCTTTAAAGTAAGTGATGCTAATGCGATTCGAAACGAAATAAACTCAATTATCGCAGTCGCTCCAATAGCTACGGCTAAAAATACAGTTGTCTATGGCAATAAAAACTGGTCAACCTCAATTGTGGGAACCAATAACGAATACTTTATTACTGGTAACTGGGATCTCAAAGAAGGTCGAAAATTCACTGAAAGTGAGATTAAATCTGGTAAATCTAGTTGTATTATCGGAAAAACGATCGTAAAAGAGCTTTTAGGTGATACCAATCCAATTGGGCAAAGACTGCGTCTCACCAACTTCTCATGTGAAATTATCGGTGTGCTAGCGAGCAAAGGGCAATCGATTATGGGCAGTGATCAGGATGACATGGTGATTGTGCCAATAAAAACATTACAGCGCAGAATAACCGGAAATAGTGATGTCAGCATGATTAGTGTATCTGTTAAACCCAATATCGATACCAATGTAGTCAATCGTGCTATTACCTTACTATTGAGAGATAGTCGCCACCTCAGCGATAATCAAAAAAATGATTTTTCAGTTTTAGATACCCGACAAATCACCGAAACGCTCACCAGTACCACCAAAGTCATGACCATGTTGTTAGGCGCGGTAGCCGCGGTAAGTTTAGTGGTTGGAGGTATTGGCATTATGAATATCATGCTGGTTTCCGTAACGGAACGAACCCGTGAAATTGGGATTCGTTTAGCCATTGGGGCTTTAGAAAAAGAGGTTTTATGGCAATTTTTAGTAGAGGCAATGGTCCTGTCTTCATTAGGCGGTATTATTGGTATTGTCTTGGCCATAATCACCTCAATAATTCTCAGCGATGTAATGGCGGTTCCATTAATGCTAGATATTAACATTATCGTATTGGCATTTTTATTCTCAGCCGCTGTTGGCGTTATTTTTGGATATCTACCCGCCAGAAACGCCGCCCGCTTAAACCCTATTGATGCCTTGAGACACGAATAA
- a CDS encoding efflux RND transporter periplasmic adaptor subunit, translated as MNSAQNDELKTNQDNDKKALQSLLKKSPKTRIKKLYWVFVLILVIALGYGLKIWLFPQQSSAPIYQTSKVKIGDIRATVSATGTLQPTNKVEVGSELSGTVEKVLVDYNDKVTKGQLLAVLNTDKLQAQVLQSKASLQVAEAGVLEAEATLQEADANYARLLEVYKLSAGKAPSKTDLSSAKASQLRAKAAKTTALAKVEQAKANLDQNQTDLAKTKVLSPINGIVLKRSIEAGQTVAATMTAPVLFTLAEDLTSMELEVNVDEADVGQVNQGQTAIFTVDAYPNTRFPAVIKQVRFGAETLDGVVTYATLLSVSNKDLKLRPGMTASADILVKEKKNVLLIPMAALRFTPDLVSAKQKQTSIMQSLMPRPRRSNQNLVKSKNKDGTETVWKMVNNELKPVSITLGDSNGSSIEVLKGDLHKGDEIIIGVEVPTK; from the coding sequence ATGAATAGTGCCCAAAATGACGAGCTAAAAACGAATCAAGATAACGATAAGAAAGCATTGCAATCACTATTAAAAAAATCACCCAAAACCCGCATTAAAAAATTGTATTGGGTCTTCGTTCTTATTTTGGTGATTGCCTTAGGCTATGGGTTAAAAATATGGCTATTTCCGCAACAAAGTAGTGCTCCAATTTACCAAACTAGCAAGGTAAAAATAGGAGATATTCGTGCTACCGTATCAGCAACAGGAACATTACAGCCTACCAATAAAGTAGAAGTGGGTAGTGAACTATCTGGAACCGTTGAAAAAGTTTTGGTTGATTACAATGACAAAGTCACTAAAGGGCAATTACTTGCCGTACTCAACACCGATAAGCTTCAAGCTCAAGTATTGCAAAGCAAAGCGTCACTTCAAGTGGCCGAAGCAGGTGTTTTAGAGGCTGAAGCCACTTTACAAGAAGCCGATGCAAACTATGCACGTCTATTAGAAGTGTATAAACTCTCTGCAGGAAAAGCACCATCAAAAACAGACTTAAGCTCAGCAAAAGCCTCGCAACTGCGAGCTAAAGCAGCCAAAACCACGGCTCTTGCAAAAGTTGAGCAGGCTAAAGCCAATTTAGATCAAAATCAAACGGATTTAGCCAAAACTAAAGTGCTTTCTCCCATTAATGGTATTGTCTTAAAACGTTCTATTGAGGCGGGGCAAACGGTTGCTGCTACCATGACTGCTCCAGTTCTATTTACTTTAGCTGAGGATTTAACCAGCATGGAGCTAGAAGTAAATGTGGACGAAGCGGATGTTGGTCAAGTTAATCAAGGACAAACTGCGATATTTACGGTCGATGCCTACCCCAATACCCGTTTTCCAGCAGTAATCAAACAAGTACGTTTTGGTGCCGAAACTCTTGATGGTGTTGTTACTTACGCCACCTTATTAAGTGTGTCTAATAAAGACTTAAAATTACGCCCTGGCATGACTGCATCTGCCGATATTTTGGTTAAAGAGAAAAAGAATGTGTTGCTAATTCCTATGGCAGCATTGCGTTTCACTCCTGACTTAGTCAGTGCAAAGCAAAAACAAACCAGCATTATGCAATCCCTAATGCCAAGACCCCGTCGTTCAAATCAGAATTTGGTTAAATCTAAAAACAAAGATGGTACTGAAACGGTATGGAAAATGGTCAATAACGAACTTAAACCTGTATCTATCACTTTAGGTGACTCTAACGGCTCCTCAATAGAAGTGCTCAAAGGCGACTTACATAAGGGAGATGAGATTATTATTGGTGTTGAGGTTCCTACAAAATGA
- a CDS encoding efflux transporter outer membrane subunit yields MLRQFLVLLMIVGITSGCSMQPVVPKTPTVNETYTQIQTPQSLDNNELKALKNGWWQTFNDSSLNSLINQAIIANPDSLSAVSAIRQARAYQSQINANAYPTVSASAGMNSQYVNKTDQQTDNYSLGLDAQWEADIFNQKSNATQSATELLQATKADYADLVISLSSEVANTYFSLRQQQQILKLVQSSLQTWKETEQLVQWQATAGLESQLAVEQARRSYAQTEATIPNYQATIAQLQHQLAGLIGVNYAQLPKSLLTEQDLPTAPDIKTNQLPLEILRNRPDVKAAEYRAKSAALNQAVAQANLYPNFVLRGSLTSTAANLADMLSVNSLITSLAASLSQTLFDNGQRKSAVMIAKEQALQALLNYKKTVLSALSEVQLANTQRQNAQQYLQKTLTALELAKNEEQLALLQYQSGQIAFSEVLIAQRTRLGLQQQVLNAQQSLLKYTISFTKSTMGDWAWQQMQAASSPKSEESENE; encoded by the coding sequence ATGCTACGTCAGTTTTTGGTATTGCTCATGATTGTTGGAATAACATCAGGGTGTTCGATGCAGCCTGTTGTACCAAAAACACCTACGGTGAATGAAACTTACACGCAAATACAAACACCGCAATCCTTAGATAATAATGAGCTAAAAGCCTTAAAAAATGGTTGGTGGCAAACCTTTAACGATTCAAGCCTGAATAGCTTAATCAACCAGGCAATCATTGCAAATCCAGACAGCCTAAGTGCAGTATCCGCCATTAGACAAGCCCGTGCCTATCAAAGCCAAATCAACGCTAATGCCTACCCTACGGTGTCTGCTTCTGCGGGTATGAATAGCCAATATGTAAATAAAACAGACCAACAAACTGACAATTATTCTCTAGGGTTAGACGCTCAGTGGGAAGCGGATATATTTAACCAAAAAAGCAACGCCACTCAATCTGCCACCGAGCTCTTGCAAGCCACAAAAGCAGACTATGCTGACTTAGTTATCTCTTTGAGTTCTGAGGTAGCCAATACCTATTTTTCTCTACGCCAACAACAACAGATATTAAAATTGGTACAGTCCAGCTTACAAACTTGGAAGGAGACCGAACAACTGGTGCAATGGCAAGCAACCGCCGGATTAGAAAGTCAACTAGCTGTAGAACAGGCACGCCGTAGTTACGCTCAAACAGAAGCAACTATCCCAAATTATCAGGCGACCATTGCACAATTACAACATCAGTTGGCGGGCTTAATAGGCGTAAATTATGCTCAACTCCCTAAAAGCTTATTAACTGAACAAGACTTACCCACAGCTCCTGACATTAAAACCAATCAACTGCCGCTTGAAATTTTACGTAATCGTCCAGATGTAAAAGCGGCTGAATACAGAGCAAAATCAGCCGCATTGAATCAAGCGGTGGCTCAAGCCAACTTATACCCAAACTTTGTGTTAAGAGGTTCACTCACCAGTACCGCTGCCAATTTAGCGGATATGTTATCGGTAAACAGTTTAATCACCAGTTTAGCCGCAAGTTTGTCACAAACTTTATTTGATAACGGACAAAGAAAATCTGCAGTAATGATTGCCAAAGAACAAGCCCTACAAGCTTTGTTAAATTACAAAAAAACGGTGCTGAGTGCTTTATCAGAAGTGCAATTAGCTAACACACAAAGACAAAACGCCCAGCAATACCTACAAAAAACCTTAACCGCTTTAGAGTTAGCCAAAAATGAAGAGCAACTGGCTTTGTTGCAATATCAAAGTGGGCAAATTGCGTTTTCAGAAGTTCTTATCGCACAAAGAACCCGTTTAGGACTTCAGCAACAAGTATTAAATGCACAGCAATCGCTATTGAAATACACCATCAGCTTTACCAAATCAACCATGGGTGATTGGGCATGGCAACAAATGCAAGCGGCTTCATCGCCAAAGTCAGAGGAATCAGAAAATGAATAG
- the gorA gene encoding glutathione-disulfide reductase, with amino-acid sequence MSFDYDVIAIGAGSGGLSIVERAAEYGKKCAVVEAKKLGGTCVNIGCVPKKVMWFGAHIAEALRDAPDFGFDVDQKGFDWATLVEKREQYISNITTWYGGYMSDKGVDVLHGWGSLVDKNTVLVDGKTYTAETIVIAPGGTPLIPQETENADLGISSDGFFALTEQPKKVAVVGSGYIAVELAGVFQALGTDTTLISRKDLVLRGFDDMIRETLTDSMLESGITKEYHFAVKKLERAEDGTISVYSTDGQEIHGFDQVVWAVGRTTLIEPLALENAGLSANGKGFIEVDENHKTAVDNIYAIGDVTGQPQLTPVAIRAGRYLAERLYNNKPHLKLDLSSVPTVIFSHPPVGTVGLAEHDARKEYGHDNVKVYTSSFTPMRYAFTKHQIKTALKLVVTGDDEKVVGIHIVGDGADEMLQGFAVAVQMGATKADLDATIAIHPSSSEELVTMR; translated from the coding sequence ATGAGTTTTGATTATGATGTAATTGCAATTGGTGCCGGAAGTGGCGGTTTATCGATTGTAGAGCGTGCAGCAGAATACGGTAAAAAATGTGCAGTAGTTGAAGCCAAAAAACTGGGTGGAACTTGCGTAAACATTGGTTGTGTACCTAAAAAAGTCATGTGGTTTGGTGCACATATTGCCGAAGCTCTGCGTGATGCTCCTGACTTTGGTTTTGATGTTGACCAAAAAGGCTTTGATTGGGCAACTTTAGTAGAAAAACGTGAGCAATATATTAGCAATATCACCACTTGGTATGGTGGTTATATGTCTGATAAAGGGGTTGATGTTTTACACGGCTGGGGAAGTTTAGTTGATAAAAATACCGTTTTAGTTGATGGTAAAACCTATACAGCTGAAACCATTGTAATTGCTCCAGGTGGTACGCCACTTATTCCGCAAGAAACGGAAAATGCGGATCTAGGTATTAGCTCAGATGGATTTTTTGCGTTGACTGAACAACCTAAAAAAGTCGCTGTTGTAGGAAGTGGTTATATTGCCGTTGAACTTGCAGGAGTGTTTCAGGCTCTAGGTACCGATACCACATTGATTAGCCGTAAAGACTTAGTGTTACGTGGTTTTGATGACATGATTCGTGAAACATTAACGGATTCAATGTTAGAAAGTGGTATTACAAAAGAATATCACTTTGCAGTGAAAAAACTTGAACGTGCTGAAGACGGAACCATAAGTGTATACAGTACCGATGGCCAAGAAATTCACGGTTTTGACCAAGTAGTTTGGGCAGTTGGTCGTACTACGTTGATTGAACCTTTAGCTTTAGAAAACGCAGGCCTTTCTGCCAACGGTAAAGGCTTTATAGAGGTTGACGAAAATCATAAAACGGCAGTAGATAATATCTACGCTATCGGTGATGTTACAGGTCAACCTCAATTAACTCCTGTGGCGATTCGTGCAGGTCGTTATTTGGCTGAGCGTTTATACAACAATAAGCCTCACTTGAAATTAGATTTAAGTTCAGTGCCAACGGTGATTTTTTCTCACCCACCAGTAGGTACGGTTGGTTTAGCCGAACACGATGCTCGCAAAGAATATGGTCATGACAATGTGAAAGTTTATACATCAAGCTTTACGCCAATGCGTTATGCATTTACTAAGCATCAAATCAAAACCGCTTTAAAATTGGTGGTTACTGGTGACGATGAAAAAGTAGTGGGTATTCACATTGTGGGTGATGGTGCGGATGAAATGTTGCAAGGTTTTGCCGTTGCAGTGCAAATGGGAGCTACTAAAGCGGATTTAGATGCCACCATTGCCATTCACCCATCTAGCTCAGAAGAGTTAGTGACAATGCGTTAA